The following coding sequences lie in one Spinacia oleracea cultivar Varoflay chromosome 1, BTI_SOV_V1, whole genome shotgun sequence genomic window:
- the LOC110798392 gene encoding anther-specific proline-rich protein APG — translation MAVAILQPHDCLKKHHPHRRQLFSSVNKPQPNPNPTRSNRRRRNSPPPPSNGPVRAVTQQLRPKSPPVSGQIRILKRGEEISLPSPPPSKKPEPELHSFPGPIINGFYAGSAFVTSPPPSELPLPAFFTKRSSGKFHNNEIAACELRRVLKLEAF, via the coding sequence ATGGCGGTAGCAATTCTTCAACCACATGATTGTTTGAAAAAACACCATCCTCACCGTCGTCAGCTATTTTCTTCGGTGAATAAACCTCAACCTAACCCTAATCCTACCAGATCTAACCGAAGGAGACGTAATTCACCTCCACCTCCTTCTAACGGCCCTGTTAGGGCGGTTACCCAACAACTCCGCCCCAAAAGCCCACCCGTTTCAGGTCAAATCAGGATCTTAAAACGCGGTGAGGAAATTAGCCTCCCTTCTCCTCCTCCATCAAAGAAGCCCGAACCGGAACTCCATTCTTTTCCCGGTCCGATTATAAACGGATTTTACGCCGGTTCAGCTTTTGTGACGTCACCCCCGCCAAGCGAACTGCCTTTGCCGGCCTTTTTCACGAAGAGAAGCTCCGGTAAATTTCACAACAATGAGATCGCGGCGTGTGAGCTTAGGAGAGTTCTCAAACTCGAAGCTTTTTAA